One Paenibacillus sp. SYP-B4298 genomic window, CTGCTGTGCCATCAGTACAGCCAACTGGCGGCTTACCTGGGCATATTCCGCCTTATTTCCAAGATTGGAGCCGGAAAAAATACATATTGATTTCATAATGGATTCTCCTCTCAAATGCGCCGTGCAGCGCTCTACAGTCGTTCTCCTAAGCTCTTCAGCTTTGCTATCAGCTCGTCTTCGCAGCGCTCGCCCAGAGCGACGGTTTCGTCAGCATATGGAGCCAGTAGAGGATGCTCCCCGATCATTATCGCATGACCTGAGGCCTGAAACATCGTAATGTCATTGGCATCGTTGCCTACAGCCACGAATTGCCCCTCAATAAACCCGAGCTTGCGCAGCGCTGACCACTTATGAATTCCCTTCGGGCTGATGTCGATGACATCTTCATGATGATGACGGTGCACCACGACAGGCAGCTTCGTCAATTCCGCAGCAAGCTCATCCTTGGCATCGGCATCCAGCACGAGAATTTTGACTAAAGAACCAAGCTCTATGACAGCTCGGCGTGTTGCAAGGCGATGTTCATCGACCTGCCGCAATATCGGATGCTCATCCGGGCCATCGTAGGCGTAATCCCAATCGCTGTCATATAGACAGGAGGCGGAATGCTGTGCGAGCAGTTTCAACAGCGCGGCCTGTACGTCTTCGGGGAAGCTGGCGATGCTTATGAGCTTGCCGTCACGGGACGTCATCGCGCCATTGCCGCCGACCATCGGATAATGATGGAAGGGGCGCTCCAGTACAGGAAGCATGTCCCGGATCGGTCGCGCGGAGGCGAAGGTCACTTCATGCCCGCATGCGACAAGCTCAGCCAGGCAAGCCAGCAATGAACTGGAGACTGGCCGTCCATGAAAGCATAGCGTTCCATCTAAGTCAAATACAAATTGCATCCAAGATCCCCTCGTCTAATTCTCTCACCAAGCACAGTCTATTCAGTTTAATGGATGAAGGAAGGAAGCGCAACTGCGGTATGCGGCCTGCAAGGCAGGCACATACCTGACACTGGCGACATAGCCGAGATGCTCAGTCTAGAGCCGCATAGGGGTTACGGACGTGGCAGAAGTCCGAACCAGAACAGGTCAACCAGCTTCTCCGCCGTCTCCCCGGTAGATTGCCGCTGCTCCATCACCAGCTCGCGATTGCGAACTGTCAATGCCGCTGTGAAGGTATGGGATAGCAACAGCGGATCGCAATGGATGATGCTGCCTGTAGCCATGGCCTCCTCGAACAGGGTAGCGAGCAGCTCATGCAGCGCCCGCTCGCCCCCGCGCACCTTGTCGATCTGCTCTTGACTTAATCCAGCGGATGCCTCGCGCATCATCGTCTCAAAATCAACATGATTATTGCGCATATGTCCTTCTGCTACCGCAATGAGACGTTCTCTAAGCGGCAGCTCCTGCCTTATCAACCGCTCGGTCTGATTATACGCCATCTGGAGAACGAACAGCAGCGACTCGGTGAATAGCACCGATTTGTTATTGAAATAGTAATAAACACTTGCCTTGGTTACGCTGCAAGCCTGGGCGACCATATCGAGAGAGACCTTCTCAAACCCCAGCTCCATGAATAGACGGGACGCTGTATGCAAGATTTGCTGCATTGTCCCGATGCTTCCCGAGCTTTTGGGTCGTCCTGGCTTCTTCTTTTGTTGTTGTGTCATTGGAATCACCGCCTGGCAACCAGTTTTAAAGGGTAAAATAAAAAAACGCAAATTCGAAAAAATGCCATTGATTAATTAACCTTCGAGTATATATAATAAATTACATCAATAATTATATATTATACGAAAACGCTGAAGAAGTGAAACGGAGGATGCAACGATGTTAGAGAAATGGAGCGGACTATTTATTGGTAGAAGATCGCGTTGGGTAACGTTGCTGGTCTGGATCGCGCTGGCTGTACTCCTTACGGTGCTGTTGCCTGCGGTCGGGGAGAAGGAGAAGAACAATGCGCCCAATCTTGAGGCAACCAGTCCATCCGTGCTGGCTGATCAGTTAATTAAGGAGCAATTCCCCAGCTCATCCGGGGTACCCGCATTGGTCGTCTGGCACAGGGAGGGCGGCTTGACTACAGAGGATTATACGGTGATCCAGGAGCTAGCGCGTTCCTTGACGGAGCAGCCGCTGCCTGCACAGGCGGAGACGATCCCGCTGCACCAGCTTCCACCACCTGCGCTTGCGCAGATGGCATCGGAGGACAAGACCACCTTCGTGCAGCCTGTGGCATTCGTCGAGGCAACGGCTACAGAGATATTGAAGGATAATCTGGATGCGATTCAAGAGCGCACCCGTGCGATAGTTAAGACCGATCCATTCGCTGCATCTGTGGAGGATGCTTCGGCACTCAGCGCACGCATCACTGGACCGGTCGGAATATCCGTTGATGCGACGGGTCTGTTCCAAGGCGCGGATGTCTCCTTGTTGATTGCAACCGTCTTGCTGGTACTGGTCCTGCTGCTGTTGATCTACCGTTCTCCGATTTTGGCTATCATTCCACTGATCGGCGTAGGCTTTGCTTATCTGGTGACGAGTCCGGTGCTGGGCTGGATGGCTGGTGAAGGCTGGATTACAGTGGATGGGCAAGCGATCTCGATTATGACCGTGCTGCTGTTCGGCGCAGGAACGGATTACTGTCTGTTTTTCATTTCGCATTTTAGGCAGGAGCTGCGCCGAGAGACCGACAAAATGGCGGCACTTCGTCGGGCCTTCAAGGATGCCTCCGGCGCTATTGCAATGAGCGGCTTCACTGTTGTACTCTCGCTGTTCGCTCTGCTGGCTGCCAAGTATGGGGCTTATCATCGCTTTGCCGTCCCCTTCAGCCTGTCGATCTTCATCATGGGGCTGGCAAGTCTGACGCTGATTCCTGCGCTGCTCGCAATTATTGGCCGAGCTTCCTTCTTTCCCTTCATCCCCCGGACAGAGGAGATGGAGCGGGCGCGGGCTCAGGCGAAAAACAAGGTCTACAAGCCAAGCAAGCAACAGAGAGGCCCAGGGCACGCAATCGGTCGTCTTGTTGTTGCCAAGCCATGGACGGTTGTTATCTGCTGTATCGTGCTGTTAGGATCACTGGCTGGCTTTGCGCCCCAGATCAAGTTCACTTATGATCTGCTGTCCTCCTTTCCTAAGGATATGCCATCCAGCGAAGGGTTCGCGATGATCAGCGAGGCCTACTCGCCCGGCGATCTGGCTCCAGTGACAGTTGTTGTACAGACCGATGGCAAGGAAACGGGGGTAGAGGAGCTGCTCGCTGCACAGCCGCTGGTGGATCATGTGTCTGCGGCTGTACCGAGTGTATCCGACCCCCAGCTACTCTCTTACAGTGTCAGCTTGAACATTAATCCCTACTCACAGCAGGCGATGGATGCTATCCCTGAGCTGCGCGCCCAACTGGAGCAACAATTGGAGGGTGCGGGAGTAACGGGTGCGGCCGCCAAAGTATGGATTGGCGGCCAGACAGCCGCCCAGCATGATGCGGAGCAGCTAACGATTCGGGATATGACGGTGGTCATTCCGCTCGTAATCGTATTGATTATGATCTTGCTGGTTGCCTATCTGCGCTCCGTGACTGCCATGCTCTACCTGATTGGAACGGTGGTACTGTCCTACGGCTCTGCGCTCGGCCTGGGCTGGATCATTCTCCATTATGGAATGGGGGTGGAGGCGATCCAAGGGGCTATTCCGCTGTACGCCTTTGCATTCCTGGTCGCTCTCGGAGAGGACTACAATATTTTCATGATCTCGAGCATCTGGAACAAACGGAAGTCGATGCCGCTCCACCAGGCCATTCGTGAAGGAGTGGCCGAGACAGGCGGGGTCATTACATCGGCCGGTCTCATACTGGCGGCGACCTTCGCCGTGCTGGCGACGCTCCCCATCCAGGTTCTGGTGCAATTCGGTCTGATTACCGCGATCGGCGTGCTTATGGATACCTTCATCGTCCGTCCGTTTCTGGTGCCGGCGATAACCGCTCTGCTAGGCAAGGCGGCCTTCTGGCCGGGCAAGGCAGAGCTAATCGAAGAAACAACCGCTGGCGGCTCGAACAGTTAAGCCTTGAGGGCACGGACAGAGGGGGTCAAGAGGGGCTAGGCGTAACGCAAGGCTGTGGTCTTGGGATGCGCCATAGCAAGATATAGGGCAGGCTCCGATATCGGGGCCTGCTTTTTGATATTCAAGCAAAAAATGTTCACGTATACGAGTTGTCTGATTCTATGCGAGATGCGGGCGATGCAGCTCAGCACGTTGAGTACGGCGGGAGCCGTCTACGCTTGTATGATCGCATGGAACCTCAGCATCATCTGCCAGCAAGGGCAAAGCCGTTTACGCTTGGCATATCCAATCGTATATAATAGAATATTAGAACAGATTGCTCTAACAAGGAGAACAACGATGAAATCTAAATATTTGGCAGGCATGTCGCTCGTATTTATGGCAGGTGGCTTTGGAGTGACGCTGCTGCTGCCTGAAACCTCATTTATGTTTGTATTGAAGGGTGGCTTTGAGGCGGGACTGGTCGGAGCAATCGCGGACTGGTTTGCTGTCACAGCACTATTCCGTCATCCCTTTGGCATACCGATACCGCACACGTCGCTCTTGCTTAAAAACAAGGAGAAGATTGTCCATTCGCTCATCTCAGCGATGGAGAATGAACTGCTGAATAAGCAGAGTATCGAGGAGAAGCTGCGGGGTCTCAAGCTGTTGCGCTCTGCCGGAGCCTATCTGACACGGCTGATGGGCAAGAGGAAGGTGCGTGTAGCGGTGGCGAATACCCTCATCCGGGCTGCTGAGCAGGTGCCCATAGAGAAGGCATTGCCGCAAGTCCAGTCTGTCGCAGCCTCCTACATCCGGCGTATGGATGCGCAAGAGGCTATAGAGGGCGCCATTGGGAAGCTGGTGCTTGGTCAGTATGATCAGCGCGCACTCGATTACATCTTAACTGAAGCGGCAAGCTGGGCGCGACAGCGAGAGACGAGGCAAATGCTGGGCAGGCTGGCTGCCGAGAAGCTGTCCGAGGTGAAGATGGGTGGCTTGATGGGCTTCGCGGTTCAGGCTTTCGGCGGCATGATGAATGAGGATAAGATGGGCGCCATGCTGCAGGATATGCTGTTGTCCGGCATTGAGGATGTGATGCGGGAGGACAGCGCGATCCGTGATAAAATTTTGCATGAGGTGCGAGTGCGCATGTTTGAGTGGGCAGCAGACGAGGAACGGCTTGGTAGACTGCAGCAGCAGTTGGCTAGCAAGGTGGAGGGTGACGCTGTAACCGCCTTTCTCGCCACCAAGCTGGAGGAGCTGCGCGCACAGTTGATTCGCAAGCTGGAGGAAGATCGGGAGCGGGGCGGACGTCTTGTATTTCAACTGTATCGGTCTATCGTTCGCGCTCTTGGCGCCTCGCAGGAGTCGGTTGACCGCATGGATGCGAGCTTGCGTAACTTTCTGATTGAGACTGTGGAGCAGAATCACTATCGAATCGGCAAGCTGGTGAAGGAAAATGTCGATAAGATGGATGATAAGCAGCTTGTGGGCATGCTGGAGGAGAAGATCGGGGCGGATCTTCAATGGATTCGCGTCAACGGCGCTCTGTGCGGATTTATTGTGGGGATTGTGCTGTCCCTGCTCCAGATGTAGGATGCCGGGCAACTTTCAAAAATGATTCAGACACACAATGTATAATGGGCATGACGCAAGTCCTACTCGTTAAACTGAAAGGGCGGACAGCATGGATCACATGGAGCATGTATATGGCACCTATAATGTGTTGCTTATCTTCATTTCTTATATCATCGCAGTGGCTGCTGCGTATTCAGCATTGGACCTGGCAGGAAGGGTGAATCGTTCCATTGGACGAGTCAGACAACTATGGCTGCTATGCGGGGCAATGTCTATGGGCCTGGGTATCTGGTCCATGCACTTTGTCGGCATGCTGGCATTCAAGCTGCCTGTACAGGTCAGCTATGATGTGACGCTGGTCGTCCTCTCGGTCTTGTTTGCTGCTGCTGGCTCATACATTGCCCTCTATGTCGTCTGCCGTGCGGTCATGGGGGCGAAGGAACTGGTAACAGGCGGGCTGTTGATGGCGACCTCAATCTGCGCCATGCATTACACCGGCATGGCGGCGATGAAGATCGAGATTGACTATGATCCGATTTGGGTCGGATTGTCGATTGTTGTCGCCTTGACAGCTTCGCTGGCGGCGCTGTATCTCATCTTCAAGCTTGGTCGCGAGGAGGGCTCAAGTGCGGTCTCGTACAAGCTTGGGAGCGGCATGCTGATGGGAGCAGCGATTGCCGGTATGCACTACATAGGAATGGAGGCTGCTTCCTTCCATATCGATCATCTGGATACGCAGTCGAATTGGGATATTGAACCGGGAATGCTCGCTTATCTCATCGCCTTCAGCACCTTGGCAATGCTGGGTGTTACCATGTTTGGCGCCTACGTCAGCCGTCGTCTGGTACAGAAGGATTCAGCCATTCAGGAGAGCGAGGTATGGTATCGTTCATTGTACAACAATAACAGCGACGGCATTATTGCGGTCAATCTGGAAGGACGCATCATCGATTTTAACCCCGCAGTGAAAGACATTCTGGGCTTGAAGCTGGAGAACCACAAGAATAGCTCCATATTAAGCTTGAACTTTCCTGAGGAATTCCAGACAGCTTGGGATACGCGAGCCTATGCCCGTTACTCAATGGCCTATACGCGGGAGGACGGATTTACCTTTGAACTGGTCGTTATGCACGTGCCTGTCGTCATCAATGACACACAAACCGGACTTTACATCTTGCTTAAGGATGTGACAGAGGAGAAACGAGCACAATTGCAGATTGAGCATCTCGCCTACCATGATGAGCTGACAGGACTGCCGAACCGCCGCCGCTTCAATCAACTGCTAAGAGAGCTTATAGAGGACAGCAAGCGTAGCGGCGGAGGGTTCGCGATGATGGTCTTGGATCTCGACCGCTTCAAGATGATTAATGACTCGTTAGGTCATACGAACGGTGACATATTCCTGCAGGAGATGAGCGGACGAATCAACAAGAGCATTGCGCAAGAAGCGGTCACGCTATCTCGTCTGGGTGGCGATGAGTTCACACTGCTCTGCCACGGAATGACGGACGAGCAAGAGATTAGCAAGCTGGCTGAACGGGTGATTAAGGCGATCTCGGTGCCCTATAGGCTGAAGGATAACGATTTCTATGTCACAGCCAGCATCGGCATTGCAGTCTATCCTGTGCATGGAGATGATGGAGAGAAGCTGCTTCGCAATGCTGACGCTGCGATGTATGAGGTGAAGCGTGTTGGGAAGAATGGCTTTCAATTTTTCTCCACTGCGCTGAATGAGGAGCTGCAGGAAAAGCTGGAGCTGGAAGGGGATCTGAGGAAGGCGCTGGAGCGGGGAGAATTGCAGCTCTTTTATCAACCTCAGATGCGGGCAACCGACAATCAAATGATCGGGGTGGAGGCGCTGATTCGATGGCACCATCCGGTCAAGGGCGTCATCTCACCGGGATTGTTTATCCCCATAGCCGAGGATACGGGCATTATCTATGACATTGGAACGTGGGTGCTGCGGACGGCATGTCAGCAGATGAAGGCCTGGCATGATGCAGGAGGACCATTGATTCCGGTGTCGGTGAACCTATCCTCCCAGCAATTCCATCAATCCAATCTGGTTGAATTGATCTGTGGCATCCTGGACGAGACGGGATTGGAGCCGCACTATCTGGAGCTGGAAATTACAGAGAGCATGATGATGGATGCAGCTCTATCAACCGGGGTGCTCAATGAGCTGAACCGGCTGGGCATCCGCATTAGTCTCGATGATTTTGGCACAGGCTATAGCTCACTGAGTTATCTTAAGCTGTTTCCTATTCATAAGCTGAAGATTGACCGATCTTTTATTACAGATATTACACATAATGATAATGACAAAGCACTCGTAGCAACCATCATTGCCATGGCACAAAATTTGAACATGAATGTGATTGCCGAAGGAATCGAAACGAAGGATCAGCTAGACTTTTTAACAGCGAATGATTGTCAGGAGATCCAAGGCTATTATTTCAGCCGACCATTGTCGGCTTCCGATGTCGAGAAAGCCTTCTTTGAGCCCCAACGCCATATAGAGTCCTTGATGTAAGCGTAGGATTGCCTTTTTCCGATGGAGAAAAAGGCAATTTTTATTTTTTTATGTAATGGATAGGGTTCAGAATCAATGCGACCCGGATTTATTTTAAATTGCAGCTTGCGTCCTAGGCTGTGCTGTTCTACACTCAAGTCATAGAGTACTCAAGGTACATCTTACCAACTGGCAACCGTAACTGGCATCGCCCGCGCAATTGTCGAATGGTTCTTATTGGACTCGATTTTTGCGCTTGCCCGGGAAATCGGGCTGTTTGGTGAACAGTACACTTACGGTAGCAGCACCTTGCAAGATAAGACACGAAATAGTAGCATTTTGCATTAGGGTGTGTCATCAACCCCGCTTAAGGGCATCGTTCGTCGCCTTTTTGACCCGTGCTCTGCGGAGATGCAAGTGCTCAACCTACATAGAGAGCAGGTGCAGGGTTGAAAACTGAAATGATCGATGATATAGAGATGATGCTGCCGCAGGGCATTCTGGAAGCAGCCTCACAGGTGCTGCGGACAGCCGGTTCGATTATTCAAGCCAATACAATTTGTATCACAAGCAATGACCGCATTCACTCTACCGTCATCCGCTCTGTCAACCGTAAGCAAGTGATCGTAACGGAGGGGCTTCGTCTGCCTTATGAGGAGTCATACTGCCATTTGGTCGTGGGCAACGATCAAGAGCCGCTCATTATTGATGATAATACAAGTCATCCGCTCACACGCTCGATGAAGGCAACGGGCCTGATTGGAAGCTGCTCCTTCCTGGGTGTACCCATCATCACCCGGAGCGGTGAAATTTTTGGCACGCTCTGTGCATTTGATCCGGAGCACTTCAGCTTTCAGCCAGAGCATGCCCAGATGATGTCGTCACTGG contains:
- a CDS encoding EAL domain-containing protein; its protein translation is MDHMEHVYGTYNVLLIFISYIIAVAAAYSALDLAGRVNRSIGRVRQLWLLCGAMSMGLGIWSMHFVGMLAFKLPVQVSYDVTLVVLSVLFAAAGSYIALYVVCRAVMGAKELVTGGLLMATSICAMHYTGMAAMKIEIDYDPIWVGLSIVVALTASLAALYLIFKLGREEGSSAVSYKLGSGMLMGAAIAGMHYIGMEAASFHIDHLDTQSNWDIEPGMLAYLIAFSTLAMLGVTMFGAYVSRRLVQKDSAIQESEVWYRSLYNNNSDGIIAVNLEGRIIDFNPAVKDILGLKLENHKNSSILSLNFPEEFQTAWDTRAYARYSMAYTREDGFTFELVVMHVPVVINDTQTGLYILLKDVTEEKRAQLQIEHLAYHDELTGLPNRRRFNQLLRELIEDSKRSGGGFAMMVLDLDRFKMINDSLGHTNGDIFLQEMSGRINKSIAQEAVTLSRLGGDEFTLLCHGMTDEQEISKLAERVIKAISVPYRLKDNDFYVTASIGIAVYPVHGDDGEKLLRNADAAMYEVKRVGKNGFQFFSTALNEELQEKLELEGDLRKALERGELQLFYQPQMRATDNQMIGVEALIRWHHPVKGVISPGLFIPIAEDTGIIYDIGTWVLRTACQQMKAWHDAGGPLIPVSVNLSSQQFHQSNLVELICGILDETGLEPHYLELEITESMMMDAALSTGVLNELNRLGIRISLDDFGTGYSSLSYLKLFPIHKLKIDRSFITDITHNDNDKALVATIIAMAQNLNMNVIAEGIETKDQLDFLTANDCQEIQGYYFSRPLSASDVEKAFFEPQRHIESLM
- a CDS encoding HAD family hydrolase → MQFVFDLDGTLCFHGRPVSSSLLACLAELVACGHEVTFASARPIRDMLPVLERPFHHYPMVGGNGAMTSRDGKLISIASFPEDVQAALLKLLAQHSASCLYDSDWDYAYDGPDEHPILRQVDEHRLATRRAVIELGSLVKILVLDADAKDELAAELTKLPVVVHRHHHEDVIDISPKGIHKWSALRKLGFIEGQFVAVGNDANDITMFQASGHAIMIGEHPLLAPYADETVALGERCEDELIAKLKSLGERL
- a CDS encoding MMPL family transporter, encoding MLEKWSGLFIGRRSRWVTLLVWIALAVLLTVLLPAVGEKEKNNAPNLEATSPSVLADQLIKEQFPSSSGVPALVVWHREGGLTTEDYTVIQELARSLTEQPLPAQAETIPLHQLPPPALAQMASEDKTTFVQPVAFVEATATEILKDNLDAIQERTRAIVKTDPFAASVEDASALSARITGPVGISVDATGLFQGADVSLLIATVLLVLVLLLLIYRSPILAIIPLIGVGFAYLVTSPVLGWMAGEGWITVDGQAISIMTVLLFGAGTDYCLFFISHFRQELRRETDKMAALRRAFKDASGAIAMSGFTVVLSLFALLAAKYGAYHRFAVPFSLSIFIMGLASLTLIPALLAIIGRASFFPFIPRTEEMERARAQAKNKVYKPSKQQRGPGHAIGRLVVAKPWTVVICCIVLLGSLAGFAPQIKFTYDLLSSFPKDMPSSEGFAMISEAYSPGDLAPVTVVVQTDGKETGVEELLAAQPLVDHVSAAVPSVSDPQLLSYSVSLNINPYSQQAMDAIPELRAQLEQQLEGAGVTGAAAKVWIGGQTAAQHDAEQLTIRDMTVVIPLVIVLIMILLVAYLRSVTAMLYLIGTVVLSYGSALGLGWIILHYGMGVEAIQGAIPLYAFAFLVALGEDYNIFMISSIWNKRKSMPLHQAIREGVAETGGVITSAGLILAATFAVLATLPIQVLVQFGLITAIGVLMDTFIVRPFLVPAITALLGKAAFWPGKAELIEETTAGGSNS
- a CDS encoding TetR/AcrR family transcriptional regulator, with protein sequence MTQQQKKKPGRPKSSGSIGTMQQILHTASRLFMELGFEKVSLDMVAQACSVTKASVYYYFNNKSVLFTESLLFVLQMAYNQTERLIRQELPLRERLIAVAEGHMRNNHVDFETMMREASAGLSQEQIDKVRGGERALHELLATLFEEAMATGSIIHCDPLLLSHTFTAALTVRNRELVMEQRQSTGETAEKLVDLFWFGLLPRP
- a CDS encoding DUF445 domain-containing protein; amino-acid sequence: MKSKYLAGMSLVFMAGGFGVTLLLPETSFMFVLKGGFEAGLVGAIADWFAVTALFRHPFGIPIPHTSLLLKNKEKIVHSLISAMENELLNKQSIEEKLRGLKLLRSAGAYLTRLMGKRKVRVAVANTLIRAAEQVPIEKALPQVQSVAASYIRRMDAQEAIEGAIGKLVLGQYDQRALDYILTEAASWARQRETRQMLGRLAAEKLSEVKMGGLMGFAVQAFGGMMNEDKMGAMLQDMLLSGIEDVMREDSAIRDKILHEVRVRMFEWAADEERLGRLQQQLASKVEGDAVTAFLATKLEELRAQLIRKLEEDRERGGRLVFQLYRSIVRALGASQESVDRMDASLRNFLIETVEQNHYRIGKLVKENVDKMDDKQLVGMLEEKIGADLQWIRVNGALCGFIVGIVLSLLQM